CGATGACGCTGCGCGATCCGGCGACCAACAGCTACAAAGGGTATGACATCGACATCATGGCCGAACTGGCCAAGGATCTGGGCGTCGAGGTGGAATTTGTGCCGGCCGACTGGAAAACCCTGGTGAATGGCGTAGTGGCGGGCAAGTACCATCTGACCGGTTCGGCCTCGATCTCGGCGCCGCGGATGAAGGTTGCGGGTTTTTCCGACAGCTATATCGCGGTGGAGATTTTTCCGTTCACACTTAAGGAAAAGGCCGGGAATTTTTCCGGCTACGCGTCGATCAACCAGCCGGGAGTAAAGGTGGCCACCACGCTGGGCACCACGTTCGAGAAACTGGCGCGCGAATGGTTCCCCGAGGCCGATATCAAAGTGGTTGAGGCGCCAGCGCGCGGGTTTCAGGAAGTGCTGGCGGGCCGCGCCGATGTGTTCATCACCTCCAACATCGAAGGCTCCACCCTGGAAGAGAAATTCCCGGTGACCCGGGTGCCGGACACCGGCCCGCGTGCGCCCACGCCGATTGCAATGCTGCTGCCGCAGGATGATCAGGTCTGGATCAACTACATGAACAACTGGGTGAAAGTGAAGAAGGCCACCGGTTTCTTTGAAGCCACCCAGGCCAAGTGGGGGCTGTAGAGGCCCATCGCGCAGCCGTTCCGGCGGCTGCGTTCCGGTCAGGCTTCGCTGGATTGGGCCTTGGTGACCATAGTGATGAAGCTCACCCTGTCCGTCTTCAGCTCTACCGGGCCGTGGGCGTTGCTGGAATCAAAGCTGATGCTGTCGCCGGGCTTCATATGGTACGAGGCCTCGCCGCATTGAAACACCATCTCGCCGCTGGTGATATGCATGAACTCAAGTCCGCGGTGACGGTACAGCGGGCGCGGCTTCAGCGGCTGTTCCAGGGTGACGGCAAAGCTCTCGAAACTCACATGGCTGGCCTCGGCCCGGCCGATCATCTTGTAGGTATGGCCAAAACCGCTGCCCAGCCGCTGCACCGTCATACCTTCACCCGCCGCAACAAAGGACACGTCCGAATGTTCCACCGTGCCGGCAAAGAAATTGATCAGCGGCGCACCGATCGCGTTGGCCAGTGCCTCAAGCGTTGTGAGCGAGGCCGAGACCTGGCCGCGCTCGATCTTGGAGATCATTGCAGTGGACACGCCCGCGCGCTCTGACAGTCCGGCCAGCGTCAGCCCGGCCAGCATCCGGTGGGTCTTGACTGCGGCGCCGACCAGCTGGTCCAGCGCGGGTTTTTCGATCTCTGCGGGCGATGAATCTTCCATTGGCACAGACTATGCCGCCTGCGTGCAAAGGAAAAGCTGCGCGTGGCGAATTGACAGGAGAAGACGATGCAGCTTGCCCATATGACCTGGCTAGAGGTTGAAGCCCGCCTGAAGGCGGGCGCGGCAGTGATGGTGCCGGTGGGGTCGACCGAGCAGCACGGGCCGATGGGCATGATCGGCACCGACACCATCTGCGCCGAGGCGGTGGCACTGCGGGCGGCTGATCTGCGCGATGCTATCGTCGCGCCCGCGCTGGCCTATACGCCGGCGCCCTTCAACACTGCGTTTCCCGGCACTGTCTCAATGCCGGAGGATCTGTTTCAGGCTCACGCTACCGCCGTCTTTCGCGGGCTGCTGGCGCAGGGGTTTTCGGGAGTGTTTATCGTCAATGGCCACGGTGCGAATTTGGCGCCATTGCAGCGCGCGGCACAGGCGCTGGATCCGGAGCGCGTCGCCATCCGCAGCTGGTGGGAGCCGCAGGAGGTCAACGAAATGCGCAAGGATCTGTATGGCGTTTGGGAGGGGATGCATGCAACCCCGTCCGAGGTCGCCATCACCCAGGCTCTGCTTGGTGAACTGCCCGCAGGCGAGGCGGCGAAACCGCCGCAGAAGCTGAGCCCGGCGTTCATCAAGGCCCATGCCGGCGACAAGCACGGCCCGCCGCAGGAACACAGGGCAGAGTTTCCGGACGGGCGTGTCGGCTCGCATTCCGCCCTGGCCAATCCGCAGGACGGCGCCCGCTTGCTGCAGGCAGCGGCGCGGGGGATTTGCGAGGCGTTTCTGGCGTTCTCGGCGCTGGCCGCTGGCAGAGGCGCTTAACCCAGCGGCTTTTCTTCCAGCAGCAACCGCTGCGCGGTGCGCTTGGCGTCGCCGAGATGCTGCTCGATGGCCGCCCGCGCGGCCTTTGCATTGGCTGAAACAATGGCTTGGCAGATATCCTGCATATGGGCAGGCCCCGGTTTCAGGCGGTCTTCGGTCGACAGGGTCACCGCCCGCAGCCGGCTGATGCGGCCGTTCAGACGCTGGGCGATTTCCCAGGCGACGCTGTGGCCGGCGCCTTCGAATATGATCCGGTAGAATTCTGTGGTGGCGCGCAGCATGGGGCCGGGCACGCCCGCCGCCACAGCGTCCTGCAAGGCGTGTTGCGCGGCTTGAAGCTGCTCTGCCAGCTCTGGTGTCATGTTCCGGGCGCAGGCGGTGGCGGCGGCGGTTTCCAGCATCTGGCGGATGTCATAGATCTGCCGCGCGTCTTCCCAGCTGAGCTGTGCCACAATCGGACCCTTGCCGGGCAGGATTTCGACCAGCCCCTCGGCCTCCAGATAGCGGATGGTTTCGCGCACCACGGTGCGGCTGACGCCCAGCTGATCACACAGGGGGCGTTCCACCAGCCGCTCGCCGGGGGCGAACTGGCCTGCAATGATCGCCTCGCGCATCCGCTCCTGCACGATGTCGCGCAGGGTCTGCGGCGGCTGGTCTATTTTGCGCATCACGGGTGGGTTTGTTGGGCGGTCTGCTGGGTGGTTCATGGGTCCTCCGATACCAGCACCGCCAGGGCGGAACAAGTCTGCATTGACATACTGTCTTATGGTATACCATATTACGTCAACTGGAATCACTGACGAAAGACACGCCCATGCCCGCTGAAATCCGCAAGACGCTGCTGCATGTCGAAGAGACCCTGATCGAGGGCGGCAAGGCCGCAGAGGTGCCGCTCAAGATGATTGCCGCGGTGGCTGTTATCAAAAACCCCTGGGCGGGGCAGGGCTTTACCGAGGACCTGCGCCCGGCGATCCATGACTGCGCACCGGGTCTGGGCGAGAAGCTGACCGCGATGATCCTTGAGGCCGCAGGCGGCGGCGACCGGGTGGAGGGCTACGGCAAATCCGCCATCGTCGGGGTGAATGGCGAGGTGGAGCATGCCTCTGCGCTCATTCACACGCTGCGCTTCGGCAACCACTTCCGCGAGGCGGTGGGGGCGAAATCCTATCTCGCTTTCACCAACACCCGCGGGCCTGCAAATGCCGCGTTGCAGATCCCGCTGATGGACAAGAACGACGGCGGACGGCGCAGCCATTATCTGACCATCCAGCTGTCGGTGGCCGATGCGCCCGGCCCGGATGAGATCGTGATCGCACTGGGTGCCTCCATCGGCGGCCGTCCGCATCACCGTATTGGCGACCGTTATCAGGACCTGAAGGAACTGGGGCATGACCTCGACAATCCTGCGTCTGTCTGAGCCTTACGGGGCTGTCACCTGCCAGCGGCAAGGGCCGGAGATAGGCAATGGGGCGCCGGTTGTGCTGATCCACGGGGTCGGCATGCAATCGGCGGCCTGGGCGCCGCAGATCGCGGCGCTGGCTGAAACCCATCAGGTGATCGCGCTGGACATGCCCGGCCATGGCGGCAGCGTGCCGCTGCCAGACGGTGCGGAACTGCCGGATTATGTGGCCTGGCTGCATGCGGTCCTGCAGGCATTGGACCTGGGGCCTGTGTCGCTGGCCGGCCATTCCATGGGGGCGCTGATTGCGGGCGGCTATGCGGTCTGCCATCCTGAAGGCACCGCCCGCGTGGCACTGCTGAACGGGGTGTTCCGGCGCACGGCGAAGGCACGGGCTGCGGTTGAGGCCCGCGCCGCCGAAATCCGCGCCGGCAGTTTTGATCTGGAAACGCCGCTGATCCGCTGGTTCGGCGATACTGCGGCGGACCAGGCTGCGCGGGC
The nucleotide sequence above comes from Leisingera sp. NJS204. Encoded proteins:
- a CDS encoding creatininase family protein; translation: MQLAHMTWLEVEARLKAGAAVMVPVGSTEQHGPMGMIGTDTICAEAVALRAADLRDAIVAPALAYTPAPFNTAFPGTVSMPEDLFQAHATAVFRGLLAQGFSGVFIVNGHGANLAPLQRAAQALDPERVAIRSWWEPQEVNEMRKDLYGVWEGMHATPSEVAITQALLGELPAGEAAKPPQKLSPAFIKAHAGDKHGPPQEHRAEFPDGRVGSHSALANPQDGARLLQAAARGICEAFLAFSALAAGRGA
- a CDS encoding alpha/beta fold hydrolase → MTSTILRLSEPYGAVTCQRQGPEIGNGAPVVLIHGVGMQSAAWAPQIAALAETHQVIALDMPGHGGSVPLPDGAELPDYVAWLHAVLQALDLGPVSLAGHSMGALIAGGYAVCHPEGTARVALLNGVFRRTAKARAAVEARAAEIRAGSFDLETPLIRWFGDTAADQAARAQVAEWLSGVNPQGYAAAYTAFARGDSTYADGFAGITCPLLALTGDGDPNSTPGMAQMMADAAPQGRALVIEGHRHMVNLTAPAAVNAALRDWLNTEGATS
- a CDS encoding amino acid synthesis family protein gives rise to the protein MPAEIRKTLLHVEETLIEGGKAAEVPLKMIAAVAVIKNPWAGQGFTEDLRPAIHDCAPGLGEKLTAMILEAAGGGDRVEGYGKSAIVGVNGEVEHASALIHTLRFGNHFREAVGAKSYLAFTNTRGPANAALQIPLMDKNDGGRRSHYLTIQLSVADAPGPDEIVIALGASIGGRPHHRIGDRYQDLKELGHDLDNPASV
- a CDS encoding GntR family transcriptional regulator, which produces MRKIDQPPQTLRDIVQERMREAIIAGQFAPGERLVERPLCDQLGVSRTVVRETIRYLEAEGLVEILPGKGPIVAQLSWEDARQIYDIRQMLETAAATACARNMTPELAEQLQAAQHALQDAVAAGVPGPMLRATTEFYRIIFEGAGHSVAWEIAQRLNGRISRLRAVTLSTEDRLKPGPAHMQDICQAIVSANAKAARAAIEQHLGDAKRTAQRLLLEEKPLG
- a CDS encoding transporter substrate-binding domain-containing protein; this encodes MKHILKAVAAAAVTVVLAGSAQAQSALHEILDSGVLKVGTTGDWNPMTLRDPATNSYKGYDIDIMAELAKDLGVEVEFVPADWKTLVNGVVAGKYHLTGSASISAPRMKVAGFSDSYIAVEIFPFTLKEKAGNFSGYASINQPGVKVATTLGTTFEKLAREWFPEADIKVVEAPARGFQEVLAGRADVFITSNIEGSTLEEKFPVTRVPDTGPRAPTPIAMLLPQDDQVWINYMNNWVKVKKATGFFEATQAKWGL
- a CDS encoding helix-turn-helix domain-containing protein, which gives rise to MEDSSPAEIEKPALDQLVGAAVKTHRMLAGLTLAGLSERAGVSTAMISKIERGQVSASLTTLEALANAIGAPLINFFAGTVEHSDVSFVAAGEGMTVQRLGSGFGHTYKMIGRAEASHVSFESFAVTLEQPLKPRPLYRHRGLEFMHITSGEMVFQCGEASYHMKPGDSISFDSSNAHGPVELKTDRVSFITMVTKAQSSEA